The Yoonia sp. SS1-5 genome contains a region encoding:
- the def gene encoding peptide deformylase, whose protein sequence is MALRKILIHPDPRLKKTTAPVVEVTDDIRRLADDMLETMYDAPGIGLAAPQVAEMQRLIVMDCEKEEGANTRPMVLINPAVVWSSDERNVYDEGCLSIPDQYAEVERPAEVEVAWMDLSGTTQRERFDGLWATCVQHEIDHLDGKLFIDYLKPLRRQMITRKMQKLKREMARS, encoded by the coding sequence ATGGCATTACGCAAGATCCTTATTCACCCCGATCCCCGGTTGAAGAAAACCACAGCACCCGTGGTGGAGGTAACCGATGACATCCGCCGATTGGCCGATGACATGCTTGAAACCATGTATGATGCGCCCGGGATTGGCCTTGCCGCCCCGCAAGTGGCTGAAATGCAGCGGCTGATCGTGATGGATTGCGAAAAGGAAGAGGGGGCGAATACCCGCCCCATGGTTCTGATCAACCCGGCTGTTGTCTGGTCCTCGGACGAACGCAATGTCTATGACGAGGGTTGCCTGTCGATCCCCGACCAATATGCCGAGGTTGAGCGCCCCGCCGAGGTGGAGGTCGCCTGGATGGACCTGTCCGGCACGACCCAGCGCGAGCGTTTTGACGGGCTGTGGGCCACATGTGTCCAGCACGAGATCGACCACTTGGATGGCAAGCTGTTCATTGACTACCTCAAGCCGCTCAGGCGGCAGATGATCACCCGCAAGATGCAAAAGCTGAAACGCGAAATGGCGCGTAGCTGA
- a CDS encoding lytic murein transglycosylase, whose amino-acid sequence MRHKFLTAIILSLVTSTANAQVCGGSVGDFIAGIKTEAIAQGIAASSADAFFQGAQIDPKVLAADRAQGVFQKDFISFSRALISQNRIDNGRIYGQRYDDTFDTIQARFGIPRGVLLAFWAFETDYGQVQGSFNTRNALLTLAHDCRRSELFRPQLIAAIRLFEQGGMDPATTTGAWAGEIGQLQKLPREIVEKGLDGDGDGVVNLKTSAPDALMTGANVLSSLGWRPNEPWLQEVQLPDTLDWAQTGLGKTASVSDWAARGVVARQGNLADGNLQAAILLPMGRNGPAFLAYPNFNVYFDWNKSFVYVTTAAYFGTRLEGAQIYNAGNPSPALSGQQMQALQQKLTARGHDVGGIDGILGAKTRDAVQAEQGRLGLPADAWPTQELLNRL is encoded by the coding sequence ATGCGCCATAAATTCCTGACCGCCATCATCCTCAGCCTTGTGACCAGCACGGCAAATGCACAGGTCTGCGGCGGATCCGTCGGCGACTTCATCGCGGGCATCAAGACCGAAGCCATCGCACAGGGCATTGCTGCCAGCAGTGCCGATGCCTTTTTCCAGGGCGCGCAAATTGACCCAAAGGTGCTGGCGGCGGACCGGGCGCAAGGGGTTTTCCAAAAGGACTTTATCAGCTTTTCGAGGGCGCTGATCAGCCAGAACCGCATTGATAACGGGCGCATCTACGGGCAGCGCTACGACGATACTTTTGATACGATCCAAGCACGGTTCGGCATCCCGCGTGGTGTGCTACTGGCATTCTGGGCCTTCGAGACCGATTATGGGCAGGTGCAGGGCAGCTTCAACACGCGCAATGCGCTTCTGACACTGGCCCATGATTGCAGACGCTCGGAATTGTTCAGGCCGCAACTGATCGCGGCAATCCGGCTGTTTGAACAAGGCGGTATGGATCCCGCAACCACGACGGGCGCCTGGGCAGGCGAAATCGGGCAGTTGCAAAAACTCCCGCGCGAGATTGTCGAAAAAGGCCTAGATGGGGATGGCGACGGGGTTGTGAACCTCAAGACATCCGCGCCGGACGCGCTGATGACCGGGGCAAACGTGCTGTCATCCCTCGGCTGGCGACCGAACGAGCCCTGGCTGCAAGAGGTGCAATTGCCCGACACGCTTGATTGGGCGCAAACCGGATTGGGCAAAACCGCATCCGTCAGCGACTGGGCCGCACGCGGCGTGGTCGCCCGGCAGGGCAATCTTGCAGATGGAAATCTGCAAGCCGCTATTCTGCTTCCAATGGGGCGCAACGGGCCGGCCTTTCTGGCCTATCCGAACTTCAACGTCTATTTCGACTGGAACAAAAGCTTTGTCTACGTCACAACGGCCGCCTATTTCGGAACGCGGCTGGAGGGGGCGCAAATCTACAACGCAGGCAATCCCAGCCCGGCCCTGTCAGGTCAGCAAATGCAGGCGCTGCAGCAGAAACTGACCGCGCGGGGCCATGACGTCGGTGGAATTGACGGAATTCTGGGGGCCAAAACACGCGACGCGGTACAGGCCGAACAGGGGCGGTTGGGCCTGCCCGCCGATGCGTGGCCAACCCAGGAGCTGCTTAACAGGCTTTAG
- a CDS encoding peptide deformylase: MAVRPLRFEGDPILAETAAPVTHFGDGLQTLIADLFETMYDAHGRGLAAPQIGVADRVFVTDTTWKEGEKQPLAFVNPEIVAAAPFRQQGPEACLSIPDRSFDVARPVWVDLAWTSPAGIRQTARFQGIGAVCVCHELDHLNGLLITQTGSEI; encoded by the coding sequence ATGGCGGTGCGCCCCCTGCGGTTCGAGGGTGATCCGATCCTTGCCGAAACTGCCGCACCCGTGACCCATTTCGGCGATGGTCTGCAAACCCTGATCGCCGATCTTTTCGAGACGATGTATGACGCCCATGGTCGCGGTCTGGCTGCCCCGCAGATCGGTGTGGCGGACCGGGTATTTGTGACTGATACGACTTGGAAAGAGGGCGAAAAGCAGCCGCTTGCCTTTGTGAACCCGGAAATTGTCGCGGCCGCCCCATTTCGACAGCAAGGCCCCGAGGCGTGCCTGTCCATTCCTGACCGCAGCTTTGATGTGGCCCGCCCGGTATGGGTGGATCTGGCCTGGACCAGCCCTGCAGGTATCCGGCAGACGGCCCGGTTTCAGGGGATTGGCGCGGTCTGTGTCTGCCACGAGTTGGATCATCTGAACGGCTTGCTGATCACCCAGACGGGGTCGGAAATATGA
- the smc gene encoding chromosome segregation protein SMC: protein MRFSKLRLNGFKSFVDPTDLIIADGLTGVVGPNGCGKSNLLEALRWVMGENRPKAMRGGGMEDVIFAGASTRPARNFAEVSLVIDNGERLAPAAFNDADNLEIIRRITRDAGSAYKVGAKDVRARDVQMLFADASTGAHSPALVRQGQISELINAKPKARRRILEEAAGISGLYQRRHEAELKLKGAETNLTRVDDVVEQLAAQLAQLARQAKQAARYREIGEKLRKAEGMLLFRRWKEADEALLAAADQLRARTTAAAQAEKDAREASKGRQVAEDALPPLREEEAIAAAVLQRLQVQRDTLKDQETRALEMIETLRARIDQLGHDMEREAGLNKDAGETIERLEWESREIAKASEGHAQRLEEAQAAAREAAGILQQREADSAQLTEDVARLAARHQAAQRLLDDNRTTLTKNEAEAARAKAAMEDARAALAKAEADFATAGAAEAVAVQAAADADAALIAAEAARAETQGRESDARGLRSEAEGEASALRAEVAALAKLVERDTAEGGQVLDLLRVEGGYEKALGAALADDLRAPAIETGAKSGWAMLPGYAAPQILPDGVKALGNYVTVPEVLVRRMSQVGLVDQTDGPRLQADLKPGQRLVSVEGDLWRWDGFRAGAEDAPSAAALRLQQLNRLTELKRDLEEASATAIGAAQAHETLTKLLKEQTEADHAARTARRDADRAVGDANRAASRAEADRNLSQGKLESLGLAVKRHEEEAMNARKALAEAEKAAGELGDLETARASVEDVKMTVEAARITMMSKRAAHDEVRREGEQRLKRSQEITKEISGWKHRLETANKRTAELAERKTQSEAELAEATAAPEEIAAKRDELAEAIDAAETRRKAAADKLAEAENVLRDVGHLEREAERLASEAREARARSEARADAARETVAYAAERIMEAQEVTPDKLLETLDMSVDDMPASNVVEGQVNMFKRQRDSLGAVNLRAEEDAKEVQVEHDGLVSEKADLEAAIAALRSGIASLNKEGRERLLTAFEQVNENFGLLFTHLFGGGEAKLVLVESDDPLEAGLEIMCQPPGKKLSTLSLLSGGEQTLTALALIFAVFLANPAPICVLDEVDAPLDDANVTRFCDLLDEMTRRTETRFLIITHHAVTMSRMDRLFGVTMGEQGVSQLVSVDLKKAAAMVA, encoded by the coding sequence GTGCGTTTTAGCAAACTTCGTTTGAATGGCTTCAAAAGCTTCGTGGACCCCACGGATCTGATTATCGCGGATGGTCTGACCGGCGTGGTCGGTCCCAATGGTTGCGGAAAGTCGAACCTGCTGGAGGCGTTGCGCTGGGTGATGGGGGAAAATCGCCCCAAGGCGATGCGCGGCGGCGGTATGGAAGATGTGATCTTTGCCGGCGCATCAACCCGCCCGGCCCGCAATTTCGCCGAGGTCTCGCTTGTCATCGACAATGGCGAACGCCTTGCCCCGGCGGCGTTCAACGATGCCGACAACCTCGAGATCATCCGCCGGATCACCCGCGATGCGGGGTCCGCCTACAAGGTTGGCGCCAAGGATGTGCGCGCCCGCGATGTGCAGATGTTGTTTGCGGATGCGTCCACCGGGGCGCATTCACCGGCGCTTGTCCGGCAGGGTCAGATCTCGGAACTGATCAACGCCAAGCCCAAGGCGCGTCGCCGCATTCTGGAAGAGGCTGCCGGGATTTCGGGCCTGTATCAACGCCGCCACGAGGCAGAGCTAAAGCTGAAAGGGGCTGAAACCAACCTGACCCGGGTCGATGATGTGGTCGAGCAGCTTGCCGCCCAACTGGCGCAGCTTGCCCGGCAGGCCAAACAGGCCGCACGTTATCGCGAGATCGGTGAGAAGCTGCGCAAAGCCGAAGGCATGCTGCTGTTTCGCCGTTGGAAAGAGGCGGATGAAGCCCTGCTTGCGGCTGCGGACCAGTTGCGCGCCCGGACAACAGCGGCCGCTCAGGCGGAAAAAGATGCGCGCGAGGCGTCCAAGGGCCGGCAGGTGGCCGAGGATGCCTTGCCGCCCTTGCGCGAGGAGGAGGCGATTGCCGCCGCGGTTCTTCAACGGCTTCAGGTGCAACGTGACACCCTGAAAGATCAGGAAACCCGCGCGCTTGAGATGATCGAGACATTGCGCGCCCGGATCGACCAGCTGGGTCATGATATGGAACGCGAGGCGGGCCTGAACAAGGACGCCGGCGAGACGATTGAACGGCTGGAATGGGAATCCCGCGAGATTGCAAAGGCCAGCGAGGGGCATGCGCAACGCCTTGAAGAGGCGCAGGCTGCCGCCCGTGAGGCCGCAGGGATCCTGCAGCAGCGCGAGGCGGATTCCGCCCAACTGACCGAAGATGTGGCAAGGCTGGCTGCCCGCCATCAGGCCGCACAGCGTTTGCTGGACGACAACCGCACCACATTGACAAAAAACGAGGCCGAGGCGGCCCGCGCCAAGGCCGCGATGGAAGATGCACGCGCCGCCCTGGCCAAGGCAGAGGCGGATTTTGCAACCGCAGGCGCGGCCGAGGCCGTTGCCGTCCAGGCTGCCGCAGACGCGGATGCAGCATTGATTGCTGCAGAGGCCGCCCGCGCTGAAACGCAGGGTCGCGAAAGTGATGCGCGCGGTTTGCGCTCTGAGGCGGAGGGCGAGGCAAGCGCGCTGCGGGCTGAGGTTGCCGCCCTTGCAAAGCTGGTTGAACGTGACACCGCCGAGGGCGGGCAGGTGCTTGATCTGCTGCGCGTCGAAGGGGGCTATGAAAAGGCGCTGGGTGCGGCATTGGCTGATGATCTGCGCGCCCCCGCGATAGAGACCGGGGCAAAGTCCGGCTGGGCGATGTTGCCTGGCTATGCCGCGCCACAGATTTTGCCCGATGGCGTGAAGGCGCTGGGCAATTATGTGACAGTGCCAGAGGTTCTGGTGCGCCGGATGTCGCAGGTCGGGCTTGTGGATCAGACGGATGGTCCGCGTTTGCAGGCTGATCTGAAGCCTGGGCAACGGCTGGTCTCTGTCGAAGGGGACTTGTGGCGCTGGGACGGTTTCCGCGCTGGCGCAGAGGACGCCCCGTCAGCCGCCGCATTGCGTTTGCAGCAGTTGAACCGCCTGACCGAGTTGAAGCGTGATCTGGAAGAGGCATCGGCAACCGCGATTGGTGCCGCACAGGCCCATGAGACACTGACCAAGCTGCTGAAAGAACAGACCGAGGCTGATCATGCGGCCCGCACGGCCCGTCGGGACGCGGACCGCGCTGTTGGTGATGCAAATCGGGCCGCCAGCCGCGCCGAGGCGGATCGCAACCTGTCGCAGGGCAAGCTGGAAAGTCTTGGACTAGCGGTGAAGCGTCACGAGGAAGAGGCGATGAATGCCCGCAAGGCCCTGGCAGAGGCTGAAAAGGCGGCGGGCGAATTGGGCGATCTGGAGACCGCACGCGCATCGGTGGAAGACGTTAAAATGACGGTTGAGGCTGCCCGCATCACGATGATGTCCAAACGCGCGGCCCATGACGAGGTGCGGCGCGAGGGCGAACAGCGCCTCAAGCGCAGTCAGGAAATCACCAAGGAAATCTCTGGCTGGAAGCATCGGTTGGAGACAGCCAACAAGCGCACTGCGGAACTGGCTGAACGCAAGACCCAGTCAGAGGCTGAATTGGCCGAGGCAACGGCCGCGCCCGAGGAAATAGCCGCCAAGCGCGATGAATTGGCCGAGGCGATTGATGCCGCGGAAACCCGCCGCAAGGCCGCGGCTGACAAACTGGCGGAGGCCGAGAATGTTCTACGCGATGTGGGGCATCTTGAGCGCGAGGCAGAGCGTCTGGCCTCTGAGGCGCGCGAGGCCCGCGCCCGGTCCGAGGCCCGGGCGGATGCCGCCCGCGAAACCGTGGCCTATGCCGCAGAGCGGATCATGGAAGCCCAAGAGGTTACCCCGGATAAATTGCTGGAAACACTTGATATGTCAGTGGATGACATGCCTGCCTCGAACGTGGTTGAGGGGCAGGTCAACATGTTCAAGCGCCAGCGCGACAGTCTGGGCGCGGTCAATCTGCGCGCCGAGGAAGACGCCAAGGAAGTGCAGGTCGAGCATGATGGCCTGGTCAGCGAAAAGGCAGATCTGGAGGCCGCTATTGCCGCCTTGCGATCAGGTATTGCCAGCCTCAACAAGGAAGGTCGCGAACGTTTGCTGACTGCCTTTGAACAGGTGAACGAGAATTTCGGGCTATTGTTTACCCATCTGTTTGGCGGCGGCGAGGCCAAGCTGGTGCTGGTGGAATCCGATGACCCACTTGAGGCGGGGCTGGAAATCATGTGTCAGCCACCCGGAAAGAAGCTGAGCACGCTGTCCCTGCTGTCGGGCGGTGAACAGACATTGACCGCACTGGCCCTGATCTTTGCGGTGTTCCTTGCCAATCCCGCCCCGATTTGTGTGCTGGACGAGGTGGATGCCCCGCTGGATGATGCCAACGTGACCCGGTTCTGCGATCTGTTGGATGAAATGACCCGCCGGACAGAAACCCGGTTTTTGATCATCACCCACCATGCCGTCACCATGAGCCGGATGGATCGCCTGTTCGGTGTGACGATGGGCGAACAGGGTGTGTCGCAATTGGTATCTGTTGATCTGAAAAAGGCGGCTGCGATGGTGGCGTGA
- a CDS encoding MalY/PatB family protein — protein sequence MTFDNTPDRRNTHCVKWDGMEAAYGVSPDDGLSMWVADMEFQAPPCVQKAVQDMVDHGVYGYFGDETKYRDAIGWWMDTRHNWQIDPSWVFTTHGLVNGAAMCVDAFTKPGDGIVLFTPVYHAFARVINAADRKVVECPLVNNAGRYEMDFEAYDAQMTGTERMVILCSPHNPGGRVWSHAELQAVAAFAERHELIIVSDEIHHDLTMPGQTHIPMTHISGITDRLVMMTATTKTFNIAGSHSGNVIIEDPDLRARFAKRMAGLGLSANSFGLFMSTAAYSPEGAAWVDELCAYLDTNRKILDAGLNAIPGVASMRLESTYLAWVDFSNTGMAPSEFIDRVQSRAKIAANHGTTFGKGGETFLRFNFGAPRAQIEDAVARLQDAFSDLQ from the coding sequence ATGACATTCGACAACACCCCAGATCGCCGCAACACGCATTGTGTCAAATGGGACGGGATGGAGGCCGCCTATGGCGTAAGCCCGGATGACGGTCTGTCGATGTGGGTGGCGGATATGGAATTTCAGGCCCCGCCCTGCGTGCAAAAGGCAGTGCAGGATATGGTCGATCACGGGGTCTATGGCTATTTCGGGGACGAAACCAAATACCGGGATGCCATTGGCTGGTGGATGGACACACGGCACAATTGGCAGATTGATCCCTCATGGGTGTTCACCACCCATGGGCTGGTGAATGGCGCGGCAATGTGTGTGGACGCATTTACCAAACCCGGTGACGGGATCGTGCTGTTCACGCCGGTCTATCACGCATTTGCGCGGGTCATAAACGCGGCCGACCGCAAAGTGGTCGAATGCCCGCTTGTGAACAATGCCGGCCGATACGAAATGGATTTCGAGGCCTATGATGCGCAGATGACCGGCACGGAACGGATGGTGATCCTGTGTTCGCCGCATAACCCGGGGGGGCGCGTCTGGTCGCATGCGGAATTGCAGGCGGTCGCGGCCTTTGCAGAACGGCATGAATTGATCATCGTCTCTGACGAAATCCACCACGATCTGACTATGCCGGGGCAAACACATATCCCCATGACGCATATCAGCGGGATCACCGACCGGCTTGTCATGATGACCGCGACGACCAAAACCTTCAACATCGCGGGCAGTCATTCTGGAAACGTCATCATCGAAGACCCCGACCTGCGGGCGCGTTTTGCCAAACGCATGGCAGGGCTTGGACTATCGGCAAACAGTTTCGGGCTGTTCATGAGCACGGCCGCCTATTCGCCCGAAGGGGCCGCCTGGGTTGATGAGCTATGCGCCTATCTTGATACGAACCGCAAGATCCTTGATGCGGGGCTTAACGCGATCCCGGGGGTCGCCTCCATGCGGCTGGAATCAACTTATCTGGCATGGGTCGATTTCAGCAATACCGGCATGGCGCCCTCCGAATTTATCGACCGGGTTCAATCCAGGGCCAAGATTGCGGCCAACCATGGAACGACCTTCGGCAAGGGCGGTGAGACCTTTTTGCGGTTCAACTTCGGGGCGCCGCGGGCACAGATCGAAGACGCTGTTGCGCGGCTGCAGGATGCATTCAGCGACCTGCAATAG
- the fmt gene encoding methionyl-tRNA formyltransferase: MKIIFMGTPDFSVPVLQALVDAGHDILAVYSQPPRPAGRGKKDRPSPVQKRAEALGLPVRSPVSLKSPEAQAAFAALEADIAIVVAYGLILPQPVLDAPRLGCLNIHASLLPRWRGAAPIHRAIMAGDAETGVCIMQMEAGLDTGPVLLRDVVQIGAETTTGALHDQLAAMGAGLIVTALDRLPDLAAIPQPEDGVTYAAKIDKAEARVDWTAPAPQVDQLIRGLSPFPGAWCEVAGERVKLLGSRLADGPGAPGRVLSGFTIACGEGAVEVTQVQRSGKRPMSAAEALRGLDLGVQIT, translated from the coding sequence TTGAAAATCATTTTTATGGGGACGCCTGATTTTTCCGTGCCTGTTCTGCAGGCATTGGTGGATGCAGGTCACGATATCCTTGCCGTTTATTCGCAGCCGCCGCGCCCTGCGGGTCGCGGTAAGAAAGATCGCCCCTCGCCGGTGCAGAAACGGGCAGAGGCGTTGGGTCTGCCTGTACGATCCCCCGTTTCGCTGAAATCGCCCGAGGCGCAGGCCGCATTTGCTGCGTTAGAGGCTGATATCGCCATTGTCGTGGCCTATGGCCTTATCCTGCCGCAACCGGTGCTGGATGCGCCGCGCCTCGGCTGCCTGAATATCCATGCCTCGCTTTTGCCGCGTTGGCGCGGTGCGGCCCCTATTCATCGGGCGATCATGGCGGGCGATGCAGAAACCGGGGTCTGCATCATGCAGATGGAGGCGGGGTTGGATACAGGGCCGGTCCTGCTGCGTGACGTCGTACAAATTGGGGCCGAGACGACCACCGGCGCGCTGCATGATCAACTGGCGGCCATGGGGGCCGGCCTGATCGTGACTGCGTTGGACAGGCTTCCCGATCTTGCCGCCATCCCACAGCCCGAAGACGGGGTCACCTATGCTGCCAAGATAGACAAGGCCGAGGCGCGCGTCGATTGGACTGCCCCGGCCCCGCAGGTCGATCAGCTGATCCGCGGTCTGTCACCTTTCCCCGGTGCCTGGTGCGAGGTCGCGGGCGAGCGCGTCAAACTGCTTGGGTCCCGGCTGGCGGATGGTCCTGGCGCACCGGGGCGCGTGCTGTCGGGGTTCACCATTGCTTGCGGGGAGGGGGCCGTTGAGGTCACGCAGGTTCAGCGATCAGGCAAGCGGCCCATGTCGGCGGCCGAGGCCTTGCGCGGCCTCGATCTGGGGGTGCAGATCACATGA
- the def gene encoding peptide deformylase: MTHRPFVMWPHPILRKPAAPVTEITDDLRVIWDEMIVAMDTMPGVGLAAPQLGIDLALAVVDASDSRGQAIRMANPEILHTSVEFRDHEEGSPNLPGVWAKLSRPRAVTVRFLNDQGVWDRKDLVGLWATSVQHQIDHLHGKMFFDRLSRTKREMLIKKSRKRAT, encoded by the coding sequence ATGACCCACCGCCCTTTTGTCATGTGGCCGCACCCGATCTTGCGCAAACCTGCCGCACCGGTCACCGAGATCACAGACGATCTGCGCGTCATCTGGGACGAAATGATTGTGGCCATGGATACAATGCCGGGCGTGGGGCTGGCCGCACCGCAGTTGGGGATTGATCTGGCGCTGGCCGTCGTTGATGCATCCGATAGCCGGGGGCAGGCGATCCGCATGGCAAATCCCGAAATCCTGCATACAAGCGTTGAATTTCGCGATCACGAGGAAGGCTCGCCCAACCTGCCGGGCGTCTGGGCCAAGCTGAGCCGTCCACGCGCGGTAACCGTGCGTTTTCTCAATGATCAGGGGGTCTGGGATCGCAAGGACCTTGTGGGGCTATGGGCCACATCGGTGCAGCACCAGATCGACCATTTGCATGGCAAGATGTTTTTTGACCGGCTCAGCCGTACCAAACGCGAGATGTTGATCAAAAAGTCCAGAAAACGCGCGACCTGA
- the cobW gene encoding cobalamin biosynthesis protein CobW, translating into MPAKIPATVVTGFLGAGKTTLIRHMLQNAEGKKIALIINEFGDLGVDGDILKGCGEETCTEDDIVELSNGCICCTVADDFIPTMEQLLARDDKPDHIVIETSGLALPQPLVRAFNWPGISTKVTVDGVVTVVDGRAVHDGQFAHNVAAVDAQRAQDENLDHETPLSELFEDQVACADMIVVNKTDLLNEEEAGALTSRLKSESRDGVQVVKTAMGALPVDVLLGQGIGAEADLASRHEIHHHHHHDDEDDHDHDHDHAHEHGHDEFESFIVARGEVTDANAFAEQVADTIRANNILRLKGFVAVAGKPMRLTLQAVGPRVDTYFDQPFGDAARETRLVVIGEAGLDHAAITAALQK; encoded by the coding sequence ATGCCCGCCAAAATCCCCGCAACCGTTGTCACCGGCTTTCTTGGTGCCGGCAAAACCACGCTCATCCGCCACATGCTGCAAAACGCCGAAGGCAAGAAGATCGCTCTGATCATCAATGAATTTGGCGATCTGGGTGTCGATGGCGATATCCTCAAAGGCTGCGGCGAGGAAACGTGCACCGAAGACGACATCGTAGAACTCTCCAACGGCTGCATCTGCTGCACCGTGGCCGATGATTTCATCCCGACCATGGAACAGCTGCTCGCCCGCGATGACAAACCCGACCACATTGTAATCGAAACCTCCGGCCTGGCCCTGCCCCAACCACTGGTGCGCGCGTTCAACTGGCCCGGCATTTCCACAAAAGTCACCGTCGATGGGGTGGTCACGGTGGTCGACGGGCGCGCCGTACATGACGGGCAGTTCGCCCACAATGTCGCCGCCGTCGATGCCCAGCGCGCGCAGGACGAAAATCTCGACCATGAAACGCCGCTGTCCGAGCTTTTCGAAGATCAGGTCGCCTGCGCCGATATGATCGTCGTGAACAAGACCGACCTTCTGAACGAAGAAGAGGCAGGGGCGCTGACCAGCCGCCTGAAATCCGAAAGCCGCGACGGCGTGCAAGTGGTCAAGACTGCCATGGGCGCGCTCCCCGTCGATGTCCTTCTGGGGCAAGGCATCGGTGCAGAGGCCGACCTCGCAAGCCGCCACGAAATCCACCACCATCATCACCATGACGACGAGGATGATCACGACCACGACCACGACCACGCACATGAACATGGCCATGACGAATTCGAAAGCTTCATCGTGGCCCGCGGCGAAGTCACCGATGCCAACGCCTTTGCCGAACAGGTGGCCGATACAATCCGCGCCAACAACATCCTGCGGCTCAAAGGCTTCGTCGCTGTCGCTGGCAAACCCATGCGGCTGACCTTGCAGGCCGTTGGCCCGCGCGTGGACACCTATTTCGACCAGCCCTTCGGCGACGCCGCCCGCGAAACGCGACTGGTTGTGATCGGCGAGGCGGGCCTTGACCACGCGGCCATCACCGCCGCATTGCAGAAATGA
- a CDS encoding VOC family protein: MSRNQPFTLVGIDHVVFLVDDMPRAMAFYRDVLGCQPGYSYPDLGMEQVWAGAALIVLWDTTHPGAAAAIPPVQGGRNVDHVCIATSPFAPEDMRAHLAAHQVQIDREAVHGGARGVGHSFYIFDPFGNKLEIKGPAEYPDGR; this comes from the coding sequence ATGAGCCGCAATCAGCCCTTTACCCTTGTGGGGATAGATCACGTCGTTTTTCTGGTCGATGATATGCCCCGCGCCATGGCGTTCTACAGGGATGTTCTTGGGTGCCAGCCGGGATATTCCTATCCTGATCTGGGGATGGAGCAGGTCTGGGCCGGTGCGGCATTGATTGTTTTGTGGGATACCACCCACCCGGGGGCTGCGGCGGCCATTCCGCCTGTTCAGGGCGGTCGGAATGTCGACCATGTTTGCATCGCAACCTCGCCCTTCGCACCCGAAGACATGCGCGCCCATCTGGCGGCGCATCAGGTGCAGATCGACCGCGAGGCGGTTCATGGTGGTGCCCGCGGGGTTGGGCATTCATTCTACATTTTCGATCCGTTCGGCAACAAGCTCGAGATCAAGGGACCTGCCGAATACCCGGATGGTCGTTGA
- a CDS encoding helix-turn-helix transcriptional regulator, which produces MKLRNTLREHRKAAGLTQAALANQVDVSRKTINTVENGVFIPSTVLALKLAHALGTSVETLFQIPE; this is translated from the coding sequence GTGAAGTTGCGCAACACGCTGCGCGAACACCGCAAGGCGGCCGGTCTGACCCAGGCGGCACTTGCCAATCAGGTCGATGTCAGTCGCAAGACGATCAACACGGTCGAAAACGGGGTCTTCATCCCCTCCACTGTGCTGGCGCTGAAACTGGCGCACGCATTGGGTACATCGGTCGAGACCCTCTTTCAGATCCCCGAATAG
- a CDS encoding HupE/UreJ family protein — protein MKKLITAAGLSLAASPALAHHPLNGMPMETFTHGLMSGAGHPVLGFDHLFFVVAMGVAALFTGRKLMTPAAYIGAMLVGCGLMYAGIAMPIAETVIVLSLIVLGGIVLSGKALNTAAAVLIFATFGLFHGSAFGGSIAGQEGGVGGAVLLGYLIGLGVVQYLIAIAAGWAVQKLGATDATAINARLGGAMVAGVGVFLALEIVEGPLVAAIAGA, from the coding sequence ATGAAAAAACTGATCACAGCCGCAGGCCTCAGCCTTGCCGCCTCACCTGCACTTGCACACCACCCGCTGAACGGCATGCCGATGGAGACCTTCACACATGGTCTGATGTCCGGCGCAGGTCACCCGGTTCTGGGTTTTGACCACCTGTTCTTTGTGGTCGCCATGGGCGTTGCAGCACTGTTCACCGGACGCAAACTGATGACACCTGCGGCCTATATCGGGGCCATGCTCGTTGGCTGCGGGCTGATGTATGCAGGTATCGCGATGCCCATCGCGGAAACCGTGATTGTACTGTCGCTGATCGTTCTGGGCGGCATTGTCCTGTCAGGCAAAGCGCTGAACACAGCCGCTGCCGTTCTGATCTTTGCGACCTTCGGTCTGTTCCACGGCTCTGCCTTCGGCGGCTCCATCGCCGGTCAAGAAGGCGGCGTCGGTGGCGCAGTGCTGCTCGGCTACCTGATCGGTCTGGGTGTGGTCCAATACCTGATCGCCATCGCCGCAGGCTGGGCCGTCCAGAAACTGGGCGCCACAGATGCGACAGCCATCAACGCCCGTCTTGGCGGGGCCATGGTGGCCGGGGTCGGCGTCTTCCTTGCGCTGGAAATCGTCGAAGGGCCGCTTGTCGCCGCCATCGCCGGCGCCTAA